The following proteins are co-located in the Flavobacterium sp. CECT 9288 genome:
- a CDS encoding ABC transporter permease, translating into MNQTLTIQKERLGTYLNQSFIEVGRATEFAIRFFKEAIRPPYEFKELLKQCYLIGYKSLPLVTITGFIMGLVLTLQSRPTLAEFGAESWLPSMVALSLIREIAPVITALICAGKIASGIGAELGSMKVTEQIDAMEVSAINPFKYLVVTRIMATTLMIPLLVIYADGIGIVGGYMGINIHGDVNVVRYLSQVIESITYLDIFPATIKTFFFGYFIGMIGCYKGYNAENGTESVGKAANSAVVTASLTIFIIDMIAVQVTDLFF; encoded by the coding sequence ATGAACCAAACATTAACGATACAAAAAGAACGATTGGGAACTTATCTCAATCAAAGTTTTATTGAAGTTGGCCGTGCTACAGAATTTGCTATTCGTTTTTTTAAAGAAGCCATTAGGCCTCCATATGAATTCAAGGAGTTGCTCAAACAATGTTACTTAATAGGATATAAATCTTTACCATTAGTAACTATTACTGGTTTCATAATGGGGTTGGTTCTTACCTTACAATCGAGACCAACTTTAGCAGAATTTGGAGCCGAATCTTGGTTGCCTAGCATGGTGGCTCTGTCTTTAATTAGGGAAATTGCTCCTGTAATTACTGCTTTAATTTGTGCTGGTAAAATAGCCTCAGGAATTGGAGCTGAATTAGGTTCAATGAAAGTAACAGAGCAAATTGATGCCATGGAAGTTTCAGCTATCAATCCATTCAAGTATTTAGTTGTAACAAGAATTATGGCCACTACATTAATGATTCCATTACTGGTAATTTATGCTGATGGAATTGGAATAGTTGGGGGATACATGGGGATTAATATTCACGGCGATGTAAATGTAGTCCGCTATTTATCACAAGTGATTGAATCTATAACCTATTTAGATATTTTTCCCGCAACTATAAAAACTTTTTTCTTTGGATATTTTATAGGAATGATTGGTTGCTATAAAGGATATAATGCTGAAAATGGAACTGAAAGTGTAGGTAAAGCAGCAAATTCTGCTGTAGTTACAGCCTCATTAACCATTTTTATAATTGATATGATTGCGGTACAAGTAACTGATTTATTTTTTTAA
- a CDS encoding DUF2383 domain-containing protein, with amino-acid sequence MNIKKSVDVLNNLIASHKDRVIAYQNAKKGFNENDLVQLFNEFEKTSNLFNEDLIFELSKINGAPKENARNHTLIDKIWGNLKINFFIKDKEEILNRLEYSEFEILKVYKNSLTNNTDFIPKKLNKILQQQQILLTNQHDKIKDLGDSMIAKSSMSF; translated from the coding sequence ATGAATATTAAAAAATCAGTTGATGTATTAAACAATTTAATAGCATCTCATAAAGATAGGGTAATAGCGTATCAAAATGCAAAAAAGGGATTTAATGAAAATGACTTAGTGCAATTATTCAATGAGTTTGAAAAAACAAGCAATTTGTTTAATGAAGATTTGATATTTGAACTGAGTAAAATAAATGGTGCCCCAAAAGAAAATGCTAGAAATCATACTTTAATTGATAAAATTTGGGGAAATTTAAAAATAAACTTTTTCATAAAAGACAAAGAAGAAATTCTAAACAGATTGGAATATTCTGAGTTTGAAATACTCAAAGTATATAAAAACTCATTGACGAACAACACTGATTTTATTCCAAAAAAGCTGAATAAAATTTTACAACAGCAACAAATATTACTAACAAATCAACATGACAAAATTAAAGATTTGGGAGATAGTATGATAGCAAAATCAAGTATGAGTTTTTAA
- a CDS encoding Dps family protein: MKLNIGITEEHLKSSITILSSLLANEMTLYIKLRKFHWNVSGQSFMELHQLFEAQYTELEVAIDETAERISKLGGKTIGTMSEFSKLSVIKESPNVYPVQKEMLQELVNDHDTLIVQLREDIDTCDSKNNDAGTADFLTGLMKDHETMAWKLRRYLE, from the coding sequence ATGAAACTAAATATTGGAATCACGGAAGAGCACTTAAAAAGTAGTATTACAATTTTGTCATCACTTTTAGCAAATGAAATGACTTTGTATATAAAACTTAGAAAATTTCATTGGAACGTATCTGGGCAAAGTTTTATGGAATTGCATCAATTATTTGAAGCTCAATACACAGAGCTTGAAGTAGCTATTGATGAAACTGCCGAACGAATAAGCAAATTAGGCGGGAAAACAATTGGGACTATGAGCGAGTTTAGTAAATTATCTGTTATAAAAGAATCTCCTAATGTATACCCAGTTCAAAAAGAAATGCTACAAGAACTTGTAAATGATCATGATACGTTAATTGTACAATTAAGAGAAGATATTGATACCTGCGACAGCAAAAATAATGATGCTGGAACCGCTGATTTTCTTACAGGATTAATGAAAGATCATGAAACAATGGCTTGGAAGTTAAGAAGATACTTAGAATAA
- a CDS encoding DUF892 family protein, with the protein MRKLKINRFELLKNYFQNESDLEFVGPKNQTCRNIYLEELQDIYFSEKLLLISIPILIQKAASKEISDALTTHLQFTKEHIQRLEDFFDSIGEKNIALNYSSLYENESNTP; encoded by the coding sequence ATGAGAAAATTAAAAATTAATAGGTTTGAATTATTGAAAAATTATTTTCAAAATGAAAGTGATTTAGAGTTTGTAGGACCTAAAAATCAAACCTGTAGAAACATTTATCTTGAGGAATTACAAGACATATACTTTTCTGAAAAATTACTTTTAATATCGATTCCCATATTGATCCAGAAAGCAGCGAGTAAGGAAATTTCGGATGCACTTACAACCCATTTACAGTTTACAAAAGAACACATTCAGCGACTTGAAGATTTCTTTGATTCAATTGGAGAAAAAAATATCGCATTAAACTATTCTTCTTTATATGAAAACGAATCTAATACTCCATAA
- a CDS encoding response regulator translates to MINENKIKIFLVDDDALFLKSLEIEFNQNTNFVVETYPTGEKCIENLNHSPDLVILDFQLDGIVIGAMNGLQTLDKIKELNSNIPVIMLSSQDKIEVAVQCMHHKAFDYVVKSETAFLRLEKIISTIFKYQKLEKELQWYMDRM, encoded by the coding sequence GTGATAAACGAAAATAAAATTAAGATTTTTCTAGTAGATGATGATGCTTTATTTTTAAAATCATTGGAAATTGAATTTAATCAGAACACAAATTTTGTAGTAGAAACCTACCCTACTGGAGAAAAGTGCATAGAAAATTTAAATCATTCACCTGATTTAGTTATTCTTGATTTTCAATTAGATGGAATTGTAATAGGTGCTATGAATGGCTTGCAAACGTTAGATAAAATAAAAGAATTAAACTCAAATATTCCTGTCATAATGCTTTCATCTCAGGATAAGATAGAGGTTGCCGTGCAATGTATGCATCACAAGGCATTTGATTATGTGGTAAAAAGTGAAACCGCTTTTTTACGCTTAGAAAAAATAATTTCTACAATTTTTAAGTATCAAAAATTAGAAAAAGAACTGCAATGGTACATGGATAGAATGTAG
- a CDS encoding PAS domain-containing hybrid sensor histidine kinase/response regulator: MYYKNGEIQENNDVQYNRNLIESILEPIFIVNIQGEIIDFNKATSLIIGKERENILYSNFEDYCHPVQQVRNLISIVCQKGSLYDQALEIKGEAGNLIPILCNGTPFKDNEGKLIGVIFVVRETSKQKWSIELEEAHKEKEKQQDLNKELEKLNNSAILASQYTLSLIEASQDPLVTLNTKGKITDMNQALVNSTGMSREELTGSDFFDYFTEKKNAREVHKEVFDKGSVSNLPLTIKHRNGKLTDVLCNGSVYKDAQGEVAGVVIVARDVTEQKKIASALIEARVFAELATEIAEEAKKNAESAAIIAKNAVKAKQQFLSNMSHEIRTPMNAIIGFTKVVLKTDLTVKQLEYINAIKMSGDALIVLINDILDLAKVDSGKMTFEKKPFKLNASLESMLHLFENKIQEKNLKLIKAYDPNIPKVLVGDPVRLHQIILNLVNNAVKFTQKGKITVSVQLVFEDDDRVVIEFAITDTGIGIPQDKLNHIFENFNQASSGTSRMYGGTGLGLAIVKQLVELQGGKIRVKSKVRKGSSFSFSLSFQKTNADAALENDLLELDSEIKNIKVLVVEDITLNQLLMKTVLDDFGFERDIADNGKIAIEMLKNKEYDIVLMDLQMPEMNGFEATDFIRKKMKSQIPIIALTADVTTVDLDKCKAVGMNDYLAKPVDERLLYSKIVGILKKPKLAKLSAKLNENLDTTVKKIRCIDLVYLNQKTKSNPELMMEMIDLYLAQTPTLINTIKQSFAEQNWQLLAAAAHKMIPSFSIMGISTDFEDIAKRIQEFANSQEKLNEIDGLVLQLEEICLQACGELEEELNIIKNKKK; encoded by the coding sequence ATGTATTACAAAAATGGAGAAATCCAAGAAAATAACGATGTTCAGTATAACCGAAATTTAATAGAGTCTATACTAGAGCCTATTTTTATTGTAAACATACAAGGTGAAATTATTGATTTCAACAAAGCAACTTCATTAATTATTGGTAAAGAACGTGAAAATATACTGTATTCCAATTTTGAAGATTATTGTCATCCCGTTCAGCAAGTTCGAAATCTTATATCAATAGTTTGCCAAAAAGGATCTCTATACGATCAAGCATTAGAAATTAAAGGTGAAGCTGGTAATTTAATACCCATCTTATGTAATGGAACACCTTTTAAAGATAACGAAGGAAAATTAATTGGTGTTATTTTTGTTGTACGTGAAACCTCAAAACAAAAATGGTCTATTGAATTAGAGGAAGCTCATAAAGAAAAAGAAAAACAACAAGACCTTAATAAAGAACTTGAAAAACTTAATAACTCTGCAATTCTAGCATCTCAATATACTTTGAGTTTAATTGAAGCCAGCCAAGATCCGCTAGTTACTTTGAACACCAAAGGTAAGATTACGGATATGAATCAGGCCTTGGTAAACAGTACTGGTATGTCAAGAGAAGAGCTAACTGGATCTGATTTTTTTGATTATTTTACCGAAAAAAAGAATGCTCGTGAAGTGCATAAAGAAGTTTTTGATAAAGGAAGCGTTTCTAATTTACCACTTACTATAAAACACAGAAATGGAAAATTAACTGATGTACTTTGCAACGGTTCTGTATACAAAGATGCACAAGGAGAAGTGGCTGGTGTAGTTATAGTAGCGAGAGATGTAACAGAACAAAAAAAAATAGCTTCGGCCCTGATAGAAGCACGAGTATTTGCTGAACTAGCAACCGAAATTGCAGAAGAAGCTAAAAAAAATGCCGAAAGTGCAGCCATAATTGCTAAAAATGCTGTAAAAGCCAAACAGCAATTCTTATCTAATATGAGTCACGAAATTAGGACTCCAATGAATGCAATTATTGGATTCACAAAAGTTGTTTTAAAAACAGATTTGACGGTAAAACAATTAGAATACATCAATGCTATAAAAATGAGTGGCGATGCATTAATCGTTTTGATTAATGATATCTTGGACCTTGCCAAGGTAGATTCTGGAAAAATGACTTTTGAGAAAAAACCATTCAAATTGAATGCTTCACTTGAATCCATGCTTCATTTATTTGAAAATAAAATTCAAGAAAAAAACTTAAAACTTATTAAAGCATACGATCCAAACATTCCAAAAGTTTTAGTGGGTGACCCTGTTCGTTTGCATCAAATTATTTTGAACTTAGTGAATAATGCAGTAAAATTTACACAAAAAGGTAAAATAACAGTTAGTGTACAACTGGTTTTTGAGGATGATGATCGCGTAGTTATTGAATTTGCTATTACAGATACCGGAATAGGAATTCCACAAGATAAATTAAATCATATTTTTGAAAATTTTAATCAAGCATCAAGTGGTACTTCTAGAATGTACGGTGGTACAGGATTAGGTTTAGCAATTGTAAAACAACTTGTTGAATTGCAAGGTGGCAAAATAAGAGTAAAAAGCAAAGTAAGAAAAGGATCTAGTTTTAGTTTTTCATTAAGCTTTCAAAAAACAAATGCAGATGCAGCTCTTGAGAATGATTTGCTCGAATTGGATTCTGAAATAAAAAATATCAAAGTTCTAGTAGTTGAAGATATAACCTTAAACCAGTTGTTGATGAAAACTGTTTTGGATGATTTTGGTTTTGAACGTGATATTGCCGATAATGGCAAGATTGCTATTGAAATGCTCAAAAACAAAGAGTACGATATCGTTTTGATGGATTTACAGATGCCTGAAATGAATGGATTTGAAGCTACGGATTTCATTCGAAAAAAAATGAAATCACAAATCCCTATTATTGCCTTAACTGCAGATGTAACAACTGTGGATCTTGATAAATGTAAGGCTGTAGGAATGAATGATTATCTTGCTAAGCCTGTTGATGAAAGGCTTTTGTATAGCAAAATTGTAGGGATTCTTAAAAAACCTAAACTTGCTAAACTATCTGCTAAATTAAACGAAAATTTAGATACAACTGTAAAAAAGATTAGATGTATTGACCTTGTATATTTAAATCAAAAAACAAAATCAAATCCAGAACTTATGATGGAAATGATTGATTTATATCTTGCTCAAACACCAACATTAATAAATACCATTAAACAGAGTTTTGCAGAACAAAATTGGCAATTATTGGCTGCAGCAGCACATAAAATGATTCCTTCATTCTCTATTATGGGTATTAGTACTGACTTTGAAGATATTGCCAAAAGAATTCAGGAGTTTGCAAATTCACAAGAAAAATTAAATGAAATTGATGGATTAGTATTGCAATTAGAGGAAATTTGTTTGCAAGCTTGTGGAGAATTAGAAGAAGAATTAAACATTATAAAAAATAAAAAAAAGTGA
- a CDS encoding AraC family transcriptional regulator produces the protein MVSNRCKIAVKEELKKLKLHFVVVDLGEVEIMENLSMEQRQILKAALLDSGLELMDDKKSMLIEKIKNVIIQMVHHSTEVIKINFSDYLSQQLNHDYTYLSNLFSEVQGTTIEQFIISHKTERIKELIIYGELNITEIAWKMNYSSVAHLSSQFKKVTGLSPSHFKKLKDKRRSPIEEIGNHKNNL, from the coding sequence ATGGTGAGCAATCGTTGTAAAATTGCTGTCAAAGAAGAGTTAAAAAAGCTGAAACTCCATTTTGTGGTTGTTGATTTAGGAGAAGTCGAAATCATGGAAAACTTATCTATGGAGCAAAGACAAATCTTAAAAGCTGCACTTCTTGATTCAGGGCTTGAGTTGATGGATGATAAAAAATCTATGTTGATAGAAAAAATAAAAAATGTCATTATTCAGATGGTACACCACTCAACTGAAGTCATTAAAATTAACTTTTCAGATTATTTAAGTCAGCAGTTAAACCATGATTACACCTATTTATCAAATTTGTTTTCTGAGGTTCAAGGTACTACTATTGAACAATTTATTATTTCACATAAAACTGAGCGCATTAAAGAGCTTATAATTTACGGAGAATTAAACATTACTGAAATTGCTTGGAAAATGAATTACAGTAGTGTAGCCCATCTTTCGAGCCAGTTTAAAAAAGTGACAGGCTTATCTCCTTCACATTTTAAAAAATTAAAAGATAAAAGGAGAAGTCCAATTGAAGAAATTGGAAATCACAAAAACAACTTATAG
- a CDS encoding peptidoglycan DD-metalloendopeptidase family protein, with protein sequence MQPLENILKNIHDCKVIDNTISYSDYIPLDLSVHNTHFQNLQLKNAPEFEHYIDNYLLEKNAKVAYGGYNETRDLYKRSGIFNDPNIEERNIHLGLDLWIKAGTSVLAALDGTIHSFNYNTGLGDYGPTIILEHTIEEHLFYTLYGHLSLDSLKNIAVGDFFAKGQLLATLGEAAVNGDYAPHLHFQIIKNIQGKHGDYPGVCSKKDLDFYLENCPDPNLLLKI encoded by the coding sequence ATGCAACCGCTAGAAAACATACTAAAAAACATTCATGATTGTAAAGTAATTGATAATACAATTTCATATAGTGATTATATTCCACTGGATTTATCAGTACACAATACTCATTTTCAAAACCTACAATTGAAAAATGCCCCCGAATTTGAGCATTACATAGACAACTATTTATTAGAAAAAAATGCTAAAGTAGCTTATGGAGGTTACAATGAAACTAGAGATTTGTATAAGCGTAGTGGTATATTTAATGATCCTAATATTGAAGAAAGGAACATTCACTTAGGACTAGACTTATGGATAAAAGCAGGAACGTCAGTATTAGCGGCTCTTGACGGTACCATTCATAGTTTTAATTACAATACTGGTTTGGGTGATTACGGTCCTACAATAATTTTAGAGCACACCATTGAGGAACATCTGTTTTACACCCTTTACGGACATTTATCTTTAGATAGTTTAAAAAATATTGCTGTTGGTGATTTCTTTGCAAAAGGTCAGTTGCTAGCTACACTTGGAGAAGCAGCTGTAAACGGAGATTATGCCCCTCACCTACACTTTCAAATTATAAAAAACATACAAGGAAAGCATGGAGATTATCCAGGAGTTTGTAGTAAAAAAGATTTAGATTTTTATCTTGAAAATTGTCCCGATCCTAACCTATTACTTAAAATATAA
- a CDS encoding thiamine pyrophosphate-dependent enzyme, protein MIKEKTNSALTFEDFKIEVLKDYTTAIISRECSLLGRKEVLTGKAKFGIFGDGKEVPQLAMAKAFKNGDFRSGYYRDQTFMMAIGELTIQQFFAGLYGHTDIKHDPMSAGRQMGGHFATHSLNEDGSWKDLTKQKNSSSDISPTAGQMPRLLGLAQASKIYRQVSGIPNAANFSNQGNEIAWGTIGNASTSEGLFFETINAAGVLQVPMVMSVWDDEYGISVHARHQTTKENISEILKGYQKEADTNGYEIYRVKGWDYADLITTYEKAATIARENHVPVLIHVNELTQPQGHSSSGSHERYKNADRLAWEREFDCIRQMKLWMIAINIASPEEIDAIDAQAKKEVLEGKKAAWTAFLEPIIEDQKDLIALLQKIASTSAHHERIMQYVGELSGIKSPLKKEILVVARKVLRLILNESGKNELSQWITNYIKKEQINFSSNLFSETKENIFSSKIALPTYADDAKEDTDGRMILRDNFDAIFTKYPETLIFGEDAGAIGDVNQGLEGMQEKYGELRVADVGIREATILGQGIGLALRGLRPIAEIQYLDYLLYAIQIMSDDLATLQYRTVGKQKAPLIIRTRGHRLEGIWHSGSPMGMIINAVRGIHVLVPRNMTQAAGFYNSLLECDEPALVIECLNGYRLKEKMPLNYGEFKTPIGVIETLKQGNDITLVSYGSTLRLVQQAAIELQEVGIDCEVIDLQALLPFDINKDIIKSIAKTNRLLVIDEDVPGGASAYIMQQILEEQNAYEHLDSKPQTLTAKAHRPAYGTDGDYFSKPSAEDIYEKVYDMMHEVNPLKFPSLY, encoded by the coding sequence ATGATAAAAGAAAAAACCAATTCTGCATTGACATTTGAAGATTTCAAAATCGAAGTTTTGAAAGACTATACCACAGCAATAATAAGCCGTGAGTGCAGTTTATTAGGACGAAAAGAAGTATTAACAGGAAAGGCCAAGTTTGGAATTTTTGGTGATGGTAAAGAAGTTCCCCAATTGGCTATGGCCAAAGCTTTCAAAAACGGCGATTTTAGATCTGGGTATTACCGTGATCAAACCTTTATGATGGCAATAGGTGAACTTACAATTCAACAGTTTTTTGCTGGACTGTACGGTCATACCGATATCAAACACGATCCAATGTCGGCCGGAAGACAAATGGGTGGACATTTTGCTACGCACAGTCTCAATGAAGATGGATCATGGAAAGACTTAACAAAACAAAAAAATTCAAGTTCAGATATATCTCCTACTGCAGGCCAAATGCCACGTTTGTTAGGACTTGCTCAAGCCTCTAAGATTTACAGACAGGTATCAGGCATTCCTAATGCGGCAAATTTTTCTAACCAAGGAAATGAAATTGCTTGGGGAACTATAGGTAATGCAAGTACATCTGAAGGATTATTTTTTGAAACAATCAACGCAGCAGGTGTTTTACAAGTACCAATGGTGATGAGTGTTTGGGATGATGAGTACGGAATTTCGGTTCATGCTAGACATCAAACTACAAAAGAGAATATTTCTGAAATCTTAAAAGGTTATCAAAAAGAAGCAGATACTAATGGGTATGAAATCTATAGAGTAAAAGGTTGGGATTATGCTGATTTGATTACTACTTATGAAAAAGCAGCTACAATAGCTCGTGAAAATCATGTACCCGTATTAATTCATGTAAATGAGCTAACACAACCTCAAGGACACTCGAGTTCTGGATCACATGAGCGTTATAAAAATGCAGATCGATTAGCTTGGGAAAGAGAATTTGACTGTATCAGACAAATGAAGTTATGGATGATAGCCATAAACATTGCCTCTCCCGAAGAAATTGATGCTATTGATGCTCAAGCAAAAAAAGAGGTTTTAGAAGGTAAAAAGGCAGCTTGGACAGCTTTTCTTGAGCCTATAATTGAAGATCAAAAAGACTTAATAGCACTATTGCAAAAAATTGCAAGTACTAGTGCTCACCATGAGCGCATCATGCAGTATGTAGGCGAACTAAGTGGTATAAAATCTCCTCTTAAAAAAGAAATCTTGGTTGTAGCTCGAAAAGTACTGCGATTAATTTTGAACGAATCTGGAAAAAATGAGCTTTCACAGTGGATCACAAACTACATTAAGAAAGAGCAGATAAACTTCAGTAGCAATTTATTTTCTGAAACAAAGGAAAATATATTTTCATCAAAAATAGCATTACCTACTTATGCAGATGATGCAAAAGAAGATACTGATGGAAGAATGATTTTGCGTGATAACTTTGATGCTATTTTTACTAAATATCCTGAAACATTGATATTTGGTGAAGATGCTGGAGCAATTGGCGATGTAAACCAAGGTCTCGAAGGAATGCAAGAAAAGTATGGAGAACTAAGAGTAGCTGACGTAGGAATTAGAGAAGCTACTATTTTAGGACAAGGAATAGGTCTTGCCTTGAGAGGCTTACGTCCTATTGCTGAAATTCAGTATTTAGATTATTTATTGTATGCGATTCAAATCATGAGTGATGATTTAGCTACTTTACAATATAGAACAGTAGGAAAACAAAAAGCGCCACTAATTATTCGTACACGCGGTCACCGTCTGGAAGGAATTTGGCATTCAGGTTCACCAATGGGAATGATCATCAATGCAGTGCGTGGTATTCATGTTTTGGTACCTAGAAACATGACTCAAGCTGCCGGATTTTATAACAGCTTATTAGAATGTGACGAACCAGCTCTAGTAATTGAATGCTTGAACGGATACCGATTGAAAGAAAAAATGCCTTTGAACTATGGAGAATTCAAAACTCCAATAGGTGTAATTGAAACCCTCAAACAAGGAAACGACATCACACTTGTTTCTTATGGTTCTACGTTGAGACTCGTACAACAAGCTGCAATAGAATTACAAGAAGTTGGTATTGATTGCGAAGTTATTGATTTACAAGCACTTTTACCATTCGATATCAATAAAGACATTATCAAAAGTATTGCAAAAACAAATCGTTTGCTAGTAATTGATGAGGATGTTCCAGGAGGAGCTTCGGCTTATATCATGCAACAAATTCTTGAGGAACAAAATGCTTATGAACACCTTGACAGTAAACCGCAAACTTTAACTGCAAAAGCCCACAGACCCGCTTATGGTACTGATGGCGATTATTTCTCTAAACCATCGGCTGAGGATATTTATGAAAAAGTTTATGATATGATGCACGAAGTAAATCCATTAAAATTTCCTTCATTGTATTAA